The Micromonospora krabiensis genome window below encodes:
- a CDS encoding glycosyltransferase family 4 protein, whose translation MQILDGPGRHVLFLNWRDTRNPEGGGSEVYVERIAEELIAHGHRSTLLCASHDGAPREDTTAKGLRILRRGGRHTVYLWAALLYLSGRAGLGPLAGRALGRPDLIVDVCNGLPFLSPLYARCAVLILVHHVHREQWPVVLGSWGARIGWWIESRLAGRVYRRCRYVTVSAATRQELGGLGVDPSRVEVIYNGTPEITQGAALRTPHPSLLVLCRLVPHKRVEIALETVAQLAVDFPALRLVVAGQGWWETQLRASVTQLGIHDRVQFAGFVNEAEKQRLLCSSWVALTPSLKEGWGLTIVEAGAAGTPTVAFREAGGVTEAIVAGETGLLADDTPDFIAQVRRLLSDDQFRHEMGKAAQEHAAHFTWATSGKRFAALVAAVTDGLAPTPSRDQRAP comes from the coding sequence GTGCAGATCCTAGACGGCCCCGGACGGCACGTACTGTTCCTCAACTGGCGTGACACGCGCAATCCCGAGGGCGGCGGCTCGGAAGTTTATGTCGAGCGCATCGCCGAAGAGTTGATTGCGCACGGGCACCGCTCGACACTATTGTGCGCGAGCCATGATGGAGCGCCCCGCGAAGATACAACGGCGAAGGGGTTAAGAATCCTCCGTCGGGGCGGCCGGCACACGGTTTACCTATGGGCGGCTCTGCTGTATCTCTCCGGCCGGGCGGGCCTCGGCCCGCTCGCCGGCCGCGCGCTGGGGCGTCCCGATCTGATCGTCGACGTCTGCAACGGGCTGCCCTTCCTCTCGCCGCTCTACGCCCGGTGCGCGGTTCTCATCCTCGTCCACCACGTGCACCGGGAGCAGTGGCCGGTGGTGCTTGGCTCGTGGGGCGCGCGGATCGGCTGGTGGATCGAGTCGCGTCTCGCCGGTCGCGTCTACCGTCGTTGCAGGTACGTGACCGTCTCCGCGGCCACCCGTCAGGAGCTGGGCGGGCTCGGTGTGGACCCGTCGCGGGTAGAGGTGATCTACAACGGCACACCGGAGATCACGCAGGGCGCCGCTCTCCGTACGCCACATCCGTCACTGCTGGTGTTGTGCCGACTCGTACCGCACAAGCGGGTGGAGATCGCACTGGAGACGGTCGCACAGCTCGCCGTCGACTTCCCCGCCCTGCGTCTGGTCGTCGCGGGGCAGGGCTGGTGGGAGACGCAACTGCGCGCCAGCGTAACCCAATTGGGTATCCACGACCGGGTGCAATTCGCCGGCTTCGTCAACGAGGCGGAAAAACAACGACTGCTGTGCTCGTCATGGGTCGCACTGACTCCCTCGCTGAAGGAGGGATGGGGTCTGACAATTGTCGAGGCCGGCGCCGCCGGAACTCCCACCGTGGCGTTTCGGGAAGCCGGCGGTGTTACCGAGGCAATCGTGGCCGGAGAAACGGGTCTGCTCGCCGATGACACGCCGGACTTCATCGCTCAGGTGCGCAGGCTGCTGAGCGACGACCAATTTCGACACGAGATGGGAAAGGCGGCGCAGGAACACGCCGCCCATTTCACCTGGGCCACTTCTGGAAAACGTTTTGCCGCGCTGGTCGCAGCGGTTACCGACGGTCTCGCGCCGACTCCGTCCCGCGATCAACGAGCGCCGTAG